The Denticeps clupeoides unplaced genomic scaffold, fDenClu1.1, whole genome shotgun sequence genome has a segment encoding these proteins:
- the LOC114783292 gene encoding cytochrome c oxidase subunit 4 isoform 1, mitochondrial-like, with translation MLMSRALIRGLQSSVWRRVSTSGVLQATQKHDVDVLDCSVPQYNNRLDTPLPDVPFVRNLGADQKKLKEKEKGAWTSLSKEEKLALYRLSFELTYPEMKRGSGEWKTVLGGIFFFLGFTGLLVWWQRFSVFGDVPHTLSPEWVEQQTQRMLDMRVNPVHGFSTKWDYEKKQWK, from the exons ATGCTGATGTCCCGTGCTTTGATTCGGGGGCTGCAGTCCAGCGTCTGGAGACGCGTGTCCACGTCAGGCGTCCTGCAGGCCACACAGAAACATG ATGTGGACGTGTTGGACTGCAGCGTTCCTCAGTACAACAACCGGCTGGACACTCCACTGCCTGACGTTCCTTTCGTGAGGAACCTGGGAGCAGACcagaagaagctgaaggagaaggagaagggggcATGGACCAGCCTCTCCAAGGAGGAGAAGTTAGCAT TGTACCGCCTGTCGTTCGAGCTGACCTACCCCGAGATGAAGAGGGGCTCGGGCGAGTGGAAGACGGTGCTGGGCGGGATCTTCTTCTTCCTGGGCTTCACCGGCCTGCTGGTGTGGTGGCAGCGTTTCTCCG TGTTCGGCGACGTCCCCCACACCCTGTCGCCCGAGTGGGTGGAGCAGCAGACCCAGCGCATGCTGGACATGCGGGTGAACCCCGTCCACGGCTTCTCCACCAAGTGGGACTACGAGAAGAAGCAGTGGAAGTAG